From Streptomyces sp. HUAS MG91, the proteins below share one genomic window:
- a CDS encoding MFS transporter — protein sequence MTALDDAGLAAPATEAPAPDGGVLGRGYRALSIGIVTVIVLIAFEATAVGTAMPVAARDLDGVALYAFAFSAYFTTSLFGMVVAGQWADRRGPLGPVGAGIGAFAAGLLLAGTATSMWTFIAGRAVQGLGGGLVIVALYVVVSRAYPARLRPAILAAFAAAWVVPSIVGPLAAGAVTQHLGWRWVFLGIPVLVLLPLGLALPQIRRRAGGAPEGSAPEPFQRRRITLAFGISAGAGLLQYAAQDLDPLALLPGAAGAALLVPSVLGLLPRGTYRAVRGLPSVVLLRGIAAGSFIAAESFVPLMLVTQRGVSPTMAGFSLAAGGATWAIGSWAQSRPRMEPHRERLAALGMVLVAAAIATVPLVLLDSVPVWLVAVAWAYGCLGMGIVTSATSVLLLQLSAPEEAGTNSAALQISDGLSNTLLLAAGGAAFAALGGGAVGHGVAQGAGGAHPGAFVAVFLPMAAIALIGVGVATRLRAPAARPDAPVTPS from the coding sequence ATGACCGCCCTCGACGACGCCGGGCTCGCCGCCCCGGCCACCGAAGCCCCCGCCCCCGACGGAGGCGTCCTCGGGCGCGGGTATCGCGCGCTCAGCATCGGCATCGTCACGGTCATCGTGCTCATCGCCTTCGAGGCGACGGCCGTCGGCACCGCGATGCCGGTCGCCGCGCGGGACCTCGACGGGGTGGCGCTCTACGCCTTCGCGTTCTCCGCGTACTTCACCACCAGCCTCTTCGGCATGGTCGTCGCGGGGCAGTGGGCCGACCGGCGCGGGCCGCTCGGGCCCGTCGGCGCCGGGATCGGGGCGTTCGCGGCCGGCCTGCTGCTCGCCGGCACCGCCACCAGCATGTGGACGTTCATCGCGGGCCGCGCCGTGCAGGGCCTCGGCGGCGGGCTCGTCATCGTCGCGCTGTACGTCGTCGTCAGCCGGGCCTACCCGGCGCGGCTGCGCCCCGCGATCCTGGCGGCGTTCGCCGCGGCCTGGGTCGTGCCGTCGATCGTGGGCCCGCTGGCGGCCGGGGCCGTCACCCAGCACCTGGGCTGGCGGTGGGTCTTCCTCGGCATCCCGGTGCTCGTCCTGCTGCCGCTCGGGCTCGCGCTGCCGCAGATCCGGCGCCGGGCGGGCGGGGCGCCCGAGGGCAGCGCGCCCGAGCCGTTCCAGCGGCGCCGGATCACGCTCGCGTTCGGCATCTCGGCGGGCGCGGGCCTGCTCCAGTACGCGGCCCAGGACCTGGACCCGCTCGCCCTGCTGCCCGGCGCGGCCGGCGCCGCGCTCCTCGTCCCGTCCGTGCTCGGCCTGCTGCCGCGCGGCACCTACCGGGCCGTGCGCGGGCTGCCGTCCGTGGTGCTGCTGCGCGGGATCGCGGCGGGCTCGTTCATCGCGGCCGAGTCGTTCGTGCCGCTGATGCTCGTCACCCAGCGCGGGGTGTCGCCGACGATGGCCGGGTTCTCGCTCGCCGCGGGCGGCGCCACCTGGGCGATCGGCTCGTGGGCCCAGTCCAGGCCCCGCATGGAGCCCCACCGCGAGCGCCTCGCGGCTCTCGGCATGGTGCTGGTCGCCGCCGCCATCGCCACCGTGCCGCTCGTGCTGCTCGACTCCGTACCGGTCTGGCTGGTGGCCGTGGCCTGGGCGTACGGCTGCCTGGGCATGGGCATCGTGACCTCCGCCACGAGCGTGCTGCTGCTCCAGCTGTCGGCGCCCGAGGAGGCGGGCACGAACTCCGCCGCCCTCCAGATCTCCGACGGCCTCTCCAACACCCTGCTGCTGGCGGCGGGCGGCGCCGCCTTCGCGGCCCTCGGCGGGGGAGCGGTCGGCCACGGCGTGGCCCAGGGCGCGGGCGGCGCGCACCCGGGCGCGTTCGTCGCCGTGTTCCTGCCGATGGCGGCCATCGCGCTGATCGGCGTAGGAGTGGCGACCCGGCTGCGCGCGCCCGCGGCCCGCCCGGACGCCCCGGTGACCCCCTCCTGA
- a CDS encoding molybdopterin cofactor-binding domain-containing protein, which yields MTNETTEAPAGTAPEAEGIPHGLGSTLPSAEARAKAEGTFPYAADLWAEGLLWAAVLRSPHAHARVLSIDTTHAREMPGVRAIVTHEDVPGGPPSGHRTADRPVFASDIVRHHGEALAAVAADHPDTARMAAAAIIVEYEILEPVTDPEQSFGAEPLHPDGNLVRHIPLVHGDVDAQGEVVVEGLYRIGRQDPAPIGAEAGLAVPRPDGGVELYIASNDPHGDRDAAAARYGLEPERVKVVVTGVPGATGDREDPSFHLPLGLLALHTGCPVKLTATREESFLGHPHRHPTLLRYRHHADAEGKLVKVEAQILLDAGAYADTSSDALAAAVAFACGPYVVPHASIEGWAVRTNNPPSGHVRGEGAMQVCAAYEAQMDKLAKKVGADPAELRMRNVLATGDVLPTGQPVTCPAPVAELLDAVREFPLPALPKDTPEEDWLLPGGPEGAGEPGAVRRGVGYGIGMVHMLGAEGADEVSTATVKVHDGVATVICAAVETGQGFATLARQIVQETLGIDEVHVAPVDTDQPPAGPGCRGRHTWVSGGAVERAAKMVRTQLLQPLAHKFGMSTELLQIADGKITSYDGVLSTTVEEAMDGKELWATAQCRPHPTEPLDAQGQGDAFVGLAFCAIRAVVDVDIEIGSVRVVELAVAQDVGRILNPGQLAARIEAGVTQGVGAALTENLRTPKGIVRRPDLTGYALPTSLDAPDIRIVKLVEERDVVAPFGAKAASAAPVVASPAAVASAVRAATGRPVNRLPIRPQAAVSTPDPAPVMEPQ from the coding sequence GTGACGAACGAGACGACCGAGGCCCCCGCGGGCACGGCCCCCGAGGCGGAGGGGATCCCGCACGGCCTGGGCTCCACCCTGCCCTCGGCGGAGGCCAGAGCGAAGGCGGAGGGCACCTTCCCCTACGCCGCCGACCTGTGGGCCGAAGGGCTCCTGTGGGCGGCGGTCCTGCGTTCGCCGCACGCGCACGCGCGTGTGCTCTCCATCGACACCACCCACGCGCGCGAGATGCCCGGCGTGCGCGCGATCGTCACGCACGAGGACGTGCCCGGCGGCCCGCCGTCCGGCCACCGCACCGCGGACCGCCCGGTCTTCGCCTCCGACATCGTCCGCCACCACGGCGAGGCGCTCGCGGCGGTGGCGGCCGACCACCCGGACACCGCCCGGATGGCCGCCGCGGCGATCATCGTCGAGTACGAGATCCTCGAACCGGTCACGGACCCGGAGCAGTCCTTCGGTGCCGAACCCCTGCACCCCGACGGCAATCTGGTCCGGCACATCCCGCTCGTCCACGGCGACGTCGACGCACAGGGCGAGGTCGTCGTCGAGGGCCTGTACCGCATCGGCCGCCAGGACCCGGCGCCGATCGGCGCCGAGGCGGGGCTCGCCGTGCCGCGCCCCGACGGCGGCGTGGAGCTGTACATCGCCTCCAACGACCCGCACGGCGACCGCGACGCGGCGGCGGCCCGCTACGGCCTGGAGCCGGAGCGCGTGAAGGTCGTCGTCACCGGCGTGCCCGGCGCGACCGGCGACCGCGAGGACCCGAGCTTCCATCTGCCGCTGGGCCTGCTGGCCCTGCACACCGGCTGCCCGGTCAAGCTGACGGCGACCCGCGAGGAGTCCTTCCTCGGCCACCCGCACCGCCACCCGACGCTGCTGAGGTACCGTCACCACGCCGACGCCGAGGGCAAGTTGGTGAAGGTGGAGGCGCAGATCCTGCTGGACGCCGGGGCGTACGCGGACACGTCGTCGGACGCGCTCGCGGCGGCCGTCGCCTTCGCCTGCGGCCCCTACGTCGTCCCGCACGCCTCGATCGAGGGCTGGGCGGTGCGCACCAACAACCCGCCGTCCGGGCACGTGCGGGGCGAGGGCGCGATGCAGGTCTGCGCCGCGTACGAGGCCCAGATGGACAAGCTGGCGAAGAAGGTGGGCGCCGACCCGGCCGAGCTGCGCATGCGCAACGTGCTGGCGACCGGCGACGTCCTGCCCACCGGCCAGCCGGTGACCTGCCCGGCGCCGGTCGCCGAACTCCTCGACGCGGTACGGGAGTTCCCGCTCCCGGCGCTGCCCAAGGACACCCCCGAGGAGGACTGGCTGCTGCCCGGCGGCCCCGAGGGCGCGGGCGAGCCCGGCGCGGTCCGGCGCGGGGTCGGCTACGGCATCGGCATGGTCCACATGCTCGGCGCCGAGGGCGCCGACGAGGTCTCCACGGCCACGGTCAAGGTCCACGACGGTGTCGCCACCGTCATCTGCGCCGCCGTCGAGACCGGCCAGGGCTTCGCGACGCTGGCCCGCCAGATCGTCCAGGAGACGCTGGGCATCGACGAGGTCCACGTGGCCCCCGTCGACACCGACCAGCCGCCCGCCGGTCCCGGCTGCCGCGGCCGCCACACCTGGGTCTCGGGCGGCGCGGTCGAACGCGCCGCGAAGATGGTCCGCACCCAGCTCCTGCAACCGCTGGCCCACAAGTTCGGCATGTCCACGGAGCTGCTCCAGATCGCCGACGGCAAGATCACCTCGTACGACGGCGTGCTGTCCACCACGGTCGAGGAGGCCATGGACGGCAAGGAACTGTGGGCGACGGCCCAGTGCCGCCCGCACCCGACCGAGCCGCTGGACGCGCAGGGCCAGGGCGACGCCTTCGTCGGCCTCGCCTTCTGCGCGATCCGCGCGGTCGTGGACGTCGACATCGAGATCGGTTCCGTACGGGTCGTGGAGCTCGCGGTGGCCCAGGACGTCGGCCGGATCCTCAACCCCGGCCAGCTCGCCGCCCGTATCGAGGCCGGGGTCACGCAGGGCGTGGGCGCCGCGCTCACCGAGAACCTGCGCACCCCGAAGGGCATCGTGCGCCGCCCCGACCTGACCGGCTACGCGCTGCCCACCTCGCTGGACGCCCCGGACATCCGCATCGTGAAGCTCGTGGAGGAGCGCGACGTGGTGGCCCCCTTCGGCGCGAAGGCGGCGAGCGCGGCGCCGGTCGTGGCCTCCCCGGCGGCGGTGGCCTCGGCGGTCCGCGCGGCGACGGGCCGCCCGGTCAACCGCCTCCCGATCCGCCCCCAGGCAGCCGTGTCCACCCCGGACCCGGCACCGGTCATGGAGCCCCAGTAG
- a CDS encoding 2Fe-2S iron-sulfur cluster-binding protein: MTNDYPGRDRHDEVDGWQPLPQGEYDSDATAFVQLPPDGFPDAPLAAPGHGYVPPQITVSPATGAAATDPAATGVWVLPPDLTGAAPQQSPQQFTPSAADPSGQPAPRPAESHDVWPEANQEPYGGGVAEAAHGQTGQWSIPVAGGELPDESGEFTTSALAAQWGDRMPPATLPGGAPAPWATQDWAHEPAPEHAPEPQPEPRPEPAHQAEPQAPEPEVSAQAWAQDAPAAAPETPAEAPEPEPEPAVDEQPVPDEPPASDEQPVPAESAAVEEPEPVEPPAPEDDATAPPEPVAEPEPEQAVTATPLHDDHPLASYVLRVNGADRPVTDAWIGESLLYVLRERLGLAGAKDGCSQGECGACNVQVDGRLVASCLVPAATAAGSDVRTVEGLAEDGRPSDVQRALAACGAVQCGFCVPGMAMTVHDLLEGNPDPTDLETRKALCGNLCRCSGYRGVLDAVREVAAERRASARAAAAEQAEQGERTEQDDEEPRIPRQAGPASGDLFQDGGQA, translated from the coding sequence GTGACGAACGACTACCCGGGACGCGACCGGCACGACGAGGTCGACGGCTGGCAGCCGCTGCCGCAGGGCGAGTACGACTCCGACGCCACGGCCTTCGTCCAACTGCCGCCCGACGGCTTCCCGGACGCGCCGCTGGCCGCGCCCGGACACGGGTACGTCCCGCCGCAGATAACGGTCAGCCCGGCCACCGGCGCCGCCGCCACCGACCCGGCGGCGACCGGGGTGTGGGTGCTGCCGCCCGACCTGACGGGCGCCGCCCCTCAGCAGTCGCCCCAGCAGTTCACCCCGTCGGCCGCGGACCCGTCCGGGCAGCCCGCCCCGCGGCCCGCCGAGAGCCACGACGTCTGGCCCGAGGCGAACCAGGAGCCGTACGGCGGCGGCGTCGCCGAGGCCGCGCACGGGCAGACCGGCCAGTGGTCGATCCCCGTCGCGGGCGGTGAACTCCCGGACGAGTCGGGCGAGTTCACGACGTCCGCGCTGGCCGCCCAGTGGGGTGACCGGATGCCGCCCGCGACCCTGCCGGGCGGCGCGCCCGCGCCGTGGGCGACGCAGGACTGGGCGCACGAGCCCGCCCCCGAGCACGCCCCGGAACCGCAGCCGGAGCCGCGGCCCGAGCCCGCCCACCAGGCCGAGCCGCAGGCCCCGGAGCCGGAGGTGTCCGCGCAGGCCTGGGCCCAGGACGCGCCGGCCGCCGCGCCGGAGACGCCCGCCGAGGCGCCCGAGCCGGAGCCCGAGCCGGCCGTCGACGAGCAGCCCGTGCCCGACGAGCCGCCGGCGTCCGACGAGCAGCCCGTGCCCGCGGAGTCGGCCGCGGTCGAGGAGCCCGAGCCCGTCGAGCCGCCCGCCCCGGAGGACGACGCGACGGCCCCGCCCGAGCCCGTGGCCGAGCCCGAGCCCGAGCAGGCGGTCACCGCCACCCCGCTCCACGACGACCACCCCCTCGCCAGCTACGTCCTGCGGGTCAACGGCGCCGACCGCCCCGTCACGGACGCCTGGATCGGCGAGTCGCTCCTGTACGTGCTGCGCGAGCGGCTCGGCCTCGCGGGCGCCAAGGACGGCTGCTCGCAGGGCGAGTGCGGCGCGTGCAACGTCCAGGTGGACGGGCGGCTCGTCGCCTCCTGCCTGGTCCCGGCGGCGACCGCGGCGGGCAGCGACGTCCGTACCGTCGAGGGCCTGGCCGAGGACGGACGGCCCTCGGACGTGCAGCGCGCGCTGGCCGCGTGCGGCGCCGTCCAGTGCGGGTTCTGCGTCCCCGGCATGGCGATGACGGTGCACGACCTGCTGGAGGGCAACCCCGACCCCACCGACCTGGAGACCCGCAAGGCGCTGTGCGGCAACCTGTGCCGCTGCTCCGGCTATCGCGGTGTCCTGGACGCGGTGCGCGAGGTGGCCGCCGAGCGCAGGGCGTCGGCCCGCGCGGCGGCGGCCGAGCAGGCCGAACAGGGCGAGCGGACCGAGCAGGACGACGAGGAGCCCCGCATCCCGCGGCAGGCGGGACCGGCCAGTGGTGACCTGTTCCAGGACGGAGGCCAGGCGTGA
- a CDS encoding FAD binding domain-containing protein codes for MTTHAPQATQAAVLPGSLDEAVAALAAMPAAVPVAGGTDLMAQVNAGQLRPAALVGLGRISEIRGWQYQDGHALLGAGLTHARMGRPDFAALIPALAASARAAGPPQIRNAGTLGGNIASAAPTNDALPVLAALEATLIIAGPGGARREVPVSHLLAGMEMLRPGELIGFVRVPLLHAPQVFLKATGRTGPGRATASVALVLDPARRGVRCAVGAIAPMPLRPLEAEQWVASLIDWDGERGALVPEAVQAFGEYVAAACIPDPAPAPDGTQEALPPAVLHLRRTVAALARRALGRALS; via the coding sequence TTGACCACGCACGCACCGCAGGCGACACAGGCCGCGGTACTTCCGGGTTCGCTGGACGAGGCGGTCGCGGCGCTCGCCGCGATGCCCGCAGCCGTGCCCGTGGCCGGCGGAACCGACCTCATGGCCCAGGTCAACGCGGGTCAACTCCGTCCTGCGGCCCTGGTCGGCCTCGGCCGGATCAGCGAGATCCGCGGCTGGCAGTACCAGGACGGGCACGCGCTGCTCGGCGCCGGTCTGACCCACGCCCGTATGGGCCGCCCCGACTTCGCCGCGCTCATCCCCGCCCTCGCCGCGTCCGCCCGCGCCGCGGGCCCGCCGCAGATCCGCAACGCGGGCACGCTCGGCGGGAACATCGCCTCGGCCGCGCCGACCAACGACGCGCTGCCCGTACTGGCCGCGCTGGAAGCCACGTTGATCATCGCGGGGCCCGGCGGCGCGCGCCGCGAGGTCCCCGTCTCGCACCTGCTCGCGGGCATGGAGATGCTGCGGCCCGGCGAGCTGATCGGCTTCGTGCGGGTGCCGCTGCTGCACGCCCCGCAGGTGTTCCTGAAGGCGACCGGCCGGACCGGCCCCGGGCGGGCGACGGCCTCCGTCGCGCTCGTCCTCGACCCGGCCCGGCGAGGGGTGCGCTGCGCGGTCGGCGCGATCGCGCCGATGCCGCTGCGCCCGCTGGAGGCCGAGCAGTGGGTGGCCTCGCTCATCGACTGGGACGGCGAGCGCGGCGCGCTCGTGCCGGAGGCGGTCCAGGCGTTCGGCGAGTACGTCGCCGCGGCCTGCATCCCGGACCCGGCTCCGGCCCCGGACGGCACGCAGGAGGCGCTGCCGCCCGCCGTACTGCACCTGCGGCGCACCGTCGCCGCGCTGGCCCGACGTGCACTTGGGAGGGCGCTGTCGTGA
- a CDS encoding beta-N-acetylhexosaminidase — MDLIPAPRSVASYGDQYLAVGEDTGIAAGAGTEDTARWLRATLGAATGFSFDARREGDDLVRLTVDDTLPTEGYRLSVTPRGVDLRGGSPAGVFWGAQTLRQLLGPDAFRRAPLPGRVWRLPLTDIEDGPRFGWRGAMLDVARHFMPKDGVLRFIDLLAAHKLNVFHFHLSDDQGWRVEIKRHPKLTEDGSWRTRTKYGHRASELWEDKPHGGFYTQDDIREIVAYAHARHIAVVPEIDIPGHSQAAIHAYPELGNTDVVDTAALPVWDTWGVNPNVLAPTETVLRFYEGVFEEILELFPSTFIHVGGDECPKDQWKASPTAQARIAELGLKDEDELQSWFIRHFDTWLSERGRRLVGWDEILEGGLAPGATVSSWRGYEGGITAARAGHDVVMCPLQQVYLDYRQSDGPDEPVPIAYVRTLEDVYRFEPVPPQLTADEARHVLGTQANLWTEVTENAQRVDYQAFPRLCAFGEVAWSELPEPGERDYADFERRMTAHYRRLDALGVDYRRPGGPLPWQQRPGVLGRPLEGPPPNA; from the coding sequence ATGGATCTGATTCCGGCCCCCCGATCGGTGGCCAGTTACGGCGACCAGTACCTCGCCGTCGGCGAGGACACCGGGATCGCCGCCGGGGCGGGCACCGAGGACACCGCCCGCTGGCTGCGCGCCACGCTCGGCGCCGCGACCGGCTTCTCGTTCGACGCCCGGCGGGAGGGCGACGATCTCGTCCGGCTGACCGTCGACGACACCCTGCCGACGGAGGGGTACCGCCTCTCCGTCACCCCGCGCGGCGTCGACCTGCGGGGCGGCTCCCCGGCCGGGGTGTTCTGGGGCGCGCAGACCCTGCGTCAGCTCCTCGGCCCGGACGCCTTCCGGCGCGCGCCGCTGCCCGGCCGCGTCTGGCGGCTGCCGCTGACCGACATCGAGGACGGGCCGCGCTTCGGCTGGCGCGGCGCGATGCTCGACGTGGCCCGGCACTTCATGCCCAAGGACGGCGTACTGCGGTTCATCGACCTGCTCGCCGCCCACAAGCTGAACGTCTTCCACTTCCACCTCAGCGACGACCAGGGCTGGCGCGTCGAGATCAAGCGCCACCCCAAGCTCACCGAGGACGGCTCCTGGCGCACCCGCACCAAGTACGGGCACCGGGCCTCGGAGCTGTGGGAGGACAAGCCGCACGGCGGGTTCTACACCCAGGACGACATCCGCGAGATCGTCGCCTACGCCCACGCCCGGCACATCGCCGTCGTCCCCGAGATCGACATCCCCGGCCACTCGCAGGCCGCCATCCACGCCTACCCGGAACTCGGCAACACCGACGTCGTCGACACCGCGGCCCTGCCGGTCTGGGACACCTGGGGCGTCAACCCGAACGTCCTCGCCCCGACCGAGACCGTCCTGCGCTTCTACGAGGGCGTCTTCGAGGAGATCCTGGAGCTGTTCCCCTCCACCTTCATCCACGTCGGCGGCGACGAGTGCCCGAAGGACCAGTGGAAGGCCTCGCCCACCGCGCAGGCCCGGATCGCCGAACTCGGCCTGAAGGACGAGGACGAGCTCCAGTCCTGGTTCATCCGGCACTTCGACACCTGGCTGAGCGAGCGCGGGCGCCGGCTCGTCGGCTGGGACGAGATCCTGGAGGGCGGCCTCGCGCCCGGGGCGACCGTCTCCTCGTGGCGCGGCTACGAGGGCGGGATCACCGCCGCGCGCGCGGGCCACGACGTCGTCATGTGCCCGCTCCAGCAGGTCTACCTGGACTACCGGCAGTCCGACGGCCCCGACGAACCCGTCCCCATCGCGTACGTCCGCACCCTGGAGGACGTCTACCGCTTCGAGCCGGTTCCGCCCCAGCTCACCGCGGACGAGGCACGCCATGTCCTGGGCACCCAGGCCAATCTGTGGACCGAGGTGACGGAGAACGCCCAGCGCGTCGACTACCAGGCGTTCCCGCGCCTGTGCGCGTTCGGCGAGGTGGCCTGGAGCGAGCTGCCGGAGCCCGGGGAGCGCGACTACGCGGACTTCGAGCGCCGGATGACCGCCCACTACCGGCGACTTGACGCCCTCGGCGTCGACTACCGGCGTCCCGGCGGCCCGTTGCCGTGGCAGCAGCGCCCCGGGGTGCTCGGCCGGCCGCTGGAGGGCCCGCCCCCGAACGCGTGA
- a CDS encoding carbohydrate ABC transporter permease, whose protein sequence is MRIQRPWRLAAEASALLIALVVAFPLYWMVLSAFKPAGEIESTEPRPWTLDPSLDSFHRVFQQQEFGRYFVNSLIVAGTVVVVSALVAFLAATAVTRFRFRFRTTLLIMFLVAQMVPVEALTIPLFFLMRDFGQLNTLGSLILPHLAFSLPFAIWMLRGFVKAVPEALEEAAYLDGASRSRFLWQILFPLVFPGLVATSVFSFISTWNDFLFAKSFIISDTSQSTLPMALLVFFKPDENDWGGIMAASTVMTIPVLVFFVLVQRRLVSGLGGAVKD, encoded by the coding sequence GTGAGAATCCAACGGCCCTGGCGGCTCGCCGCCGAGGCGTCCGCGCTGCTCATCGCGCTCGTCGTCGCCTTTCCCCTCTACTGGATGGTGCTCAGCGCCTTCAAACCGGCCGGGGAGATCGAATCGACCGAGCCGCGCCCCTGGACCCTCGATCCGTCACTCGACTCCTTCCATCGCGTCTTCCAACAGCAGGAATTCGGCCGTTACTTCGTCAACAGCCTGATCGTGGCGGGCACGGTCGTGGTGGTCTCGGCGCTCGTCGCGTTTCTCGCGGCGACGGCCGTGACCCGTTTTCGATTCCGGTTCCGTACGACACTGCTCATCATGTTCCTCGTCGCGCAGATGGTGCCGGTCGAGGCCCTGACCATTCCGCTGTTCTTCCTCATGCGGGACTTCGGGCAGCTCAACACGCTCGGCTCGCTGATCCTGCCGCATCTCGCGTTCTCGCTGCCGTTCGCGATCTGGATGCTGCGCGGATTCGTGAAAGCCGTGCCCGAGGCACTGGAGGAGGCCGCCTACCTCGACGGCGCCAGCCGTTCCCGCTTCCTGTGGCAGATCCTCTTTCCGCTGGTCTTCCCGGGCCTTGTGGCGACGAGTGTCTTCTCCTTCATCTCCACCTGGAACGACTTCCTGTTCGCGAAGTCGTTCATCATCAGCGACACCTCCCAGTCGACGCTTCCGATGGCCCTGCTCGTCTTCTTCAAACCGGACGAGAACGACTGGGGCGGAATCATGGCAGCGTCGACCGTGATGACCATTCCGGTACTGGTCTTCTTCGTACTCGTACAGCGGCGCCTGGTGTCCGGGCTCGGCGGCGCGGTTAAGGACTGA
- a CDS encoding sugar ABC transporter permease, whose translation MSSVHARGGRWAPWLYLAPALVLLGGLLVYPIYQLGLISFLEYTQAQVSGGAPTTFRGFGNYQELFSDGQFWQVLLATVLFAAACVVSTLLVGCALAVLLTRVRAVPRLALMLAALGAWATPAITGSTVWMFLFDADFGPVNKVLGLGDFSWTYGRYSAFALVLLEVVWCSFPFVMVTVYAGIRAIPGEVLEAASLDGASQWRTWRSVTAPMLRPILVVVTIQSVIWDFKVFTQIYVMTGGGGIAGQNLVLNVYAYQKAFAGSQYSLGSAIGVVMLVILLVVTLVYLRLMRREGREL comes from the coding sequence GTGAGCTCCGTGCACGCGCGGGGCGGGAGATGGGCGCCCTGGCTCTATCTCGCCCCCGCGCTCGTCCTGCTGGGCGGCCTGCTCGTCTACCCGATCTACCAGCTCGGCCTGATCTCGTTCCTGGAGTACACCCAGGCCCAGGTCAGCGGCGGCGCCCCGACCACCTTCCGGGGATTCGGCAACTACCAGGAGCTGTTCTCCGACGGCCAGTTCTGGCAGGTGCTGCTCGCCACCGTGCTGTTCGCCGCCGCCTGCGTCGTCTCCACGCTCCTGGTGGGCTGCGCGCTGGCCGTGCTGCTCACGCGGGTGCGGGCCGTGCCCCGGCTCGCCCTGATGCTGGCCGCCCTCGGCGCCTGGGCCACCCCGGCGATCACCGGGTCCACCGTCTGGATGTTCCTCTTCGACGCGGACTTCGGCCCGGTCAACAAGGTCCTCGGGCTCGGCGACTTCTCGTGGACGTACGGCCGCTACAGCGCCTTCGCGCTGGTCCTGCTCGAAGTGGTCTGGTGCTCCTTCCCGTTCGTGATGGTCACCGTGTACGCGGGCATCCGCGCCATCCCGGGCGAGGTCCTGGAGGCCGCCTCCCTCGACGGCGCGTCCCAGTGGCGGACCTGGCGTTCCGTCACCGCGCCGATGCTCCGCCCGATCCTCGTCGTCGTCACCATCCAGTCGGTCATCTGGGACTTCAAGGTCTTCACCCAGATCTACGTGATGACGGGCGGCGGCGGCATCGCCGGACAGAACCTCGTCCTCAACGTGTACGCGTACCAGAAGGCGTTCGCCGGCAGCCAGTACAGCCTCGGCTCGGCCATCGGCGTCGTGATGCTCGTCATCCTGCTCGTGGTCACGCTCGTCTATCTGCGGCTGATGCGCAGGGAGGGCAGGGAACTGTGA
- a CDS encoding extracellular solute-binding protein gives MKPLARTVLPLTALVLAAGAACAPGTSGSSDSAKDDKSGTLRVWLFQEVNNAPKKKVMDTAVDAFEKAHDGAKVKIEYIPVETRAEKIKAAFNDPKSAPDVIEYGNTDTAGYVKDGGLADVTKEFGDWDEAADTDPTAKESVTVDGKIYGAPYFVGVRALYYRTDVFKDLGIDVPKTQGELVATAKKIHKERPELYGLAVGGAYTYGAMPFIWANGGELADKKGDSYTSAIDSPAAQKGIKAYTSLFGDANCPAAKCAAMGGNDTVTAFASGKAAMAIGGDFSHQAMEDGAVKGKYAVVPLPGVRQGDIAPAFAGGNNIGVLKSTSHRTLAVDLMKQLAGKDAQRALFSGMGFLPTYTDVRQDVAKEEPFVAPFVKTLGAGAKFVPASPAWAQIDASQVLPTMFQEIVSGRKDVKAASGDAAKKMDDAFGAAG, from the coding sequence ATGAAGCCCCTTGCCCGAACCGTCCTTCCGCTCACCGCACTTGTGCTCGCCGCCGGTGCCGCGTGCGCGCCCGGCACGTCCGGGAGCAGTGACTCCGCGAAGGACGACAAGAGCGGCACGCTGCGCGTCTGGCTCTTCCAGGAGGTGAACAACGCGCCCAAGAAGAAGGTCATGGACACGGCCGTCGATGCCTTCGAGAAGGCGCACGACGGCGCGAAGGTGAAGATCGAGTACATACCCGTCGAGACCCGCGCCGAGAAGATCAAGGCCGCCTTCAACGACCCGAAGAGCGCCCCCGACGTCATCGAGTACGGCAACACGGACACCGCCGGGTACGTGAAGGACGGCGGACTCGCGGACGTGACGAAGGAGTTCGGGGACTGGGACGAGGCCGCCGACACCGACCCGACCGCCAAGGAGTCGGTGACCGTCGACGGGAAGATCTACGGCGCCCCCTACTTCGTCGGCGTACGAGCCCTCTACTACCGGACCGACGTCTTCAAGGACCTCGGGATCGACGTACCGAAGACGCAAGGCGAACTCGTCGCCACCGCCAAGAAGATCCACAAGGAGAGGCCCGAGCTGTACGGGCTCGCGGTCGGCGGCGCGTACACCTACGGTGCGATGCCGTTCATCTGGGCCAACGGCGGCGAACTCGCCGACAAGAAGGGCGACTCGTACACCTCGGCGATCGACAGCCCGGCCGCCCAGAAGGGCATCAAGGCCTACACCTCGCTCTTCGGCGACGCCAACTGTCCCGCCGCCAAGTGCGCCGCGATGGGCGGCAACGACACCGTCACCGCCTTCGCCTCCGGCAAGGCCGCCATGGCCATCGGCGGCGACTTCAGCCACCAGGCCATGGAGGACGGCGCGGTGAAGGGCAAGTACGCGGTCGTACCGCTGCCCGGCGTGCGGCAGGGCGACATCGCGCCCGCCTTCGCCGGCGGCAACAACATCGGCGTCCTCAAGAGCACCTCCCACCGCACGCTCGCCGTCGACCTCATGAAGCAGCTCGCCGGCAAGGACGCGCAGCGCGCCCTGTTCTCCGGCATGGGCTTCCTGCCCACCTACACCGACGTGCGCCAGGACGTCGCCAAGGAGGAGCCGTTCGTCGCGCCCTTCGTGAAGACCCTCGGCGCGGGCGCCAAGTTCGTGCCCGCCTCGCCCGCCTGGGCGCAGATCGACGCCTCCCAGGTCCTGCCCACCATGTTCCAGGAGATCGTCAGCGGCCGTAAGGACGTCAAGGCGGCCTCCGGCGACGCCGCGAAGAAGATGGACGACGCGTTCGGGGCCGCCGGGTGA